The window CAGCGAGCCAGGCACGTCGATCTCACGACAGCATAACAGCGGGACCTGGTTCCAGCCGATGTCGCGCGCCGCCTCGGCCGGGAAGACGGCGTCCAGGTCGCCCGTCATGGTGAAGATCGCCGACACGATGTCGTCGGCCACCAGGCCGTTGGCGCCGAGGATGGCGCCCAGCAACTCCCCGGTCGCCTGCAGGATGGGCTGGCGCTCGTTGGCCGGGACCGTGATGGCGCCGCGGATGGCTTGCAGCCGGGGCATACCCGTCATGCGGGTACGGGCGTGGCGATGGCTTCGCGCTGCAGGCGCCATAACTCGCGGATGCCGGTACGGCCCAGTTCCAGCAGGTTATCCAGCTCCGCCTTGTCGAACGCCCGGCCTTCCGACGTGAAGCCCACCTCGATGAACTTGCCCGCGCCCGTCATGGCGATGTTGGCGTCCACACCGGCTTCCCTGTCCTCGACGTAGCAGAGATCCAGCACGGGCTCACCGCGCCAGATGCCGACCGAGACCGCCGCGATCTGCTCGATCTTGGGCACGACCTGGATCATCTTGCGCTGCTTCATCCACTGGATGGCGTCGTGGAGCGCGACCCACGCGCCGGTGATGGCGGCCGTGCGGGTCCCGCCGTCCGCCTGCAGAACGTCGCAATCCAGGTGGATGGTGCGCTCGCCGAGCGCGCGCAGGTCCACGGCCATGCGCATGCAGCGGCCGATGAGGCGCTGGATCTCGTGGGTGCGGCCGCCGATCTTCCCGGATTGGCTCTCGCGGGCCGACCGCGTGTTGGTCGCCCGCGGCAGCATCCCGTACTCGGCGGTTATCCAGCCCTCGCCGGGCCGCTCCTCCTTGGACCAGAACGGCACCTTGTCGATGACCGAGGCGTTGCAGAGCACCTTGGTCGCGCCGAAGCCGACCAGCACGGAGCCTTCGGCGAACTTGGTATAGGGGCGCTCGAACGTGACTGGCCTGAGCTCGTCCGGTCTCCGCCCGTCTAGACGAATCATGGCTGAAAGGATCCTGACTGCTAGATAATCAGCAACTCGTAGTCGCGGGTGCCCAAACCCAGGCGCTCAGCATACGTGAGGCCGTTTGACCAGTCAACTTCCGGGTGCAACTCGGCCAGCTTGTCGCGGGCCGCGGCGTGCTCCAGGCGCGTCCCCGGGATCCCTTCGGCGCTGTTGACCATGTCGATGCACGCCTGGTCGAGGGCCACCGGATCGCGCGAGGCCAGCACGCCGATATCGGGCACGACAGGCGCGTCCGACCAGGGGTGGGAGTCGGGGTCGGGCGTGACGTCCAGCAGGATGGTGACGTAGCCGCAGCGCCCGGGCTTGGAGCGCGCGAAGCCCGCGCAGGCTTCCACCATTCGCTCCTGGGCATCGGCGCACGAGAGCAGCAGCCCTTCCTCGGCCACCTGCGGCGGCAGGTCGTCATCCAGGATGGCCGCGGACACCGCGCCGGCCTCGACCGGCAGGCCCCGCAGGTGGGTGACCAGGTGGCGGTGGGCGCGGGCCAGGCCCAGGTAGCCCAGGTTGTGCAGCGCGCCGGCATACCCGAAGATCGGCGCGGCCGTGAAGTGCGACACCACGATCACCGCGTCGGCCTGGCACAGGGCGGCGCCGAAGGGCGCCTCCCGCAGGTGCCGGCCCGGGGTGGGCACGGTCACCGCGTCCTCGCCGGCCAGGCCGTCCGCCACGACGAAGG of the Candidatus Tanganyikabacteria bacterium genome contains:
- the aroH gene encoding chorismate mutase: MTGMPRLQAIRGAITVPANERQPILQATGELLGAILGANGLVADDIVSAIFTMTGDLDAVFPAEAARDIGWNQVPLLCCREIDVPGSLPRCVRVMVHVETPRDRAAIQHVYLREATRLRPDLSSPQ
- the rph gene encoding ribonuclease PH, producing MRLDGRRPDELRPVTFERPYTKFAEGSVLVGFGATKVLCNASVIDKVPFWSKEERPGEGWITAEYGMLPRATNTRSARESQSGKIGGRTHEIQRLIGRCMRMAVDLRALGERTIHLDCDVLQADGGTRTAAITGAWVALHDAIQWMKQRKMIQVVPKIEQIAAVSVGIWRGEPVLDLCYVEDREAGVDANIAMTGAGKFIEVGFTSEGRAFDKAELDNLLELGRTGIRELWRLQREAIATPVPA
- a CDS encoding DUF362 domain-containing protein — protein: MGAPVFFAQRRATQGGGLLEKLEQIFDAAGFSRLISDNDLVAAKVQVGERGNTTHLRPEVVKRIVKRIRAHHGRPFVTDCGSDGARSDAVGHTLLAAEHGFAIATLGAPFVVADGLAGEDAVTVPTPGRHLREAPFGAALCQADAVIVVSHFTAAPIFGYAGALHNLGYLGLARAHRHLVTHLRGLPVEAGAVSAAILDDDLPPQVAEEGLLLSCADAQERMVEACAGFARSKPGRCGYVTILLDVTPDPDSHPWSDAPVVPDIGVLASRDPVALDQACIDMVNSAEGIPGTRLEHAAARDKLAELHPEVDWSNGLTYAERLGLGTRDYELLII